GGGTTAGTGTTCTTACCTGGCTTTGGTTTAAAGGGAATGTTGGCTTCAGTAATGAATTTGGAAGTGTTTttcctcttcaaatatttgaaaaaattagagaaggATATGTGTTAATTCTTGAAGAGCTTGGACAAATTCACCAAGTAGTTTTCTAGTCCTAGGCTTTtcttgggagatttttttttttttttttgagatgaagtctcactctgtcacccaggctggagtgcagtgacatgaccttggctcactgcaacctccgcctcctgtgttcaagtgatcatTTCATGTGCTGAGTACTCTTATACTTACTTTCTTAGCAATTATCAAGTATATGATTGTTGAAACTGCAGTCGCCATGACATACGATAAACCTCCTGAACTTGTTTCTCCTACTTAAATaacattttgtatcctttgacccacatcttctcttttccttcatcaCTCCAAACTCTGGTAACCAACATTTTACTGTTTCTATGTGTTTGACTATTGGACGCttcacatataaatgaaattgtgcAACATTTGTCCTAtatcaggcttttaaaaaatattgtcctCTGGCCTCATCcatatttttctgaattatagaattgtctttgacttttgacaaacTGATCATAATATGTCTCAGGTATAAtgttttggtttgttcttgcttggGTTCTTTTGaactttatgaatctgtgtgttCCTATCCCTCACAAAgttaaattttgtcattttagctttgtttttctctcttctcctcctgtGAATGTCATAATGCACATACGTATTTGCTTGATGTTGTCCCATAGTTCCCAGAtgtttctgcatttaaaaaaaatttttgttccTCTAAGTGTATGATCTAACTTCAAGTTCATTGCTTCTTTTCTCTGTATGATGAAACATGTTGTTAAAGTATTCTGTTGAACTTTTCACTTCTGTAATTGTATTCAGAATACTTCACAAGCTTTACACTGAAGTTAAATGATTTACACACCTCCATTGCAGTACTAGAGTGTGTTGCAAATTTGACTACAAATCTTCTCAACGcatgaattttttccttttatgatttCAAAGTCTTTATTAAATTTCTCAAGttgtttatgcatttttttcattacctttagatttctgttattttgaagCTCTTTGATCctatttaatatgattttaaaattgtcAGGCAATTCAtagatttccatttctttggggtTGGTTAATGGAGCTTTACTATTTGGTGGTATTTATTACTTTGGTGGTGTCACATTTGCCTGATTTATTGTGACTCAAGTAGCTGTGCATTGATGTGTGCGCATCTGAAGGTGCAAACAGCTCTTCTGGTCTGTGTAGACTGGTTTCAGTAGGTAAAGACATTCTTCTGTTCTTTCTCTAGGCTAATAAGAATTACCTCCAGGATTGTAGTTAAACAGGGTTAGAGCTATGTCATGTGGCTACTCCTGGGTCTACAGCAGAATTTTCAGTTGGCAGCTTGTTACCAGAAGTGGAGTTGAGGATAAATCCTGTTCCTGTCTGGTCCCTGGGTAGAGTGGACTGGCTCTAGCACCTTGGTCAATAGGGCTATCACTAGGATCACTAGGATCTGCTTCAGGGTTCACATTTGGTTCTGTAGAGGGCAGGCCTGTTACCAGGTACGGAGATGGGTGTGGATTCTATTCAGTCCCTCGAAGGACTCCCATTACCCTGGTGGGAAAGTCTCTGGGCAGGAAAGATCATCCCCAGACCACAGTTGAGGACCTGGAACTGAGTCTCAGGGCTGTCATGGACCACAGCTGAGTCTGAGGTCTACTGTCCTGCATGGATGGGTGTACCTCCTGCGTAGTACCTGTAAATGTAAGATATCCCCAAGCTGTGGTTGAATGGAAGCTGGAGCTGGATAAGAGGGCTGATTCAGGAACTCCAGCTGACTGATGTCGGCTGTCTTGTTTTTTGGGGCATCAGTGAATGTGTCACCCAGGAGGTCACTGAGTGGGCAGGACTGCTCTTGAGCAATGGAAAAAGGGTGCCAAGTAACACAGCTGCTTCAAGATTGGCATTGGACCTAGAGTTGTGGGCCCGCCTCTAGGCACATGAAACAGGGTTGTCTCCTGGCAGGTCTCTCAGACTATAGCTGAGGGAGGCTGGAGCTTGGTCATGGACTGCTTCAGGGTCCAGAGCTAGAACTAAGGTCAGCAGGCCTGTTACCTGAGGTACTCGTCAGTGTGACTGCCTCTGGGTCCCTTGGCAGATGGTTCAGGTGGCAGGACCGATGCCCAACAGGGCTCTAGTTGAGTCTGGAGGGATGTTATTTCTGTGTCTGTAGCCAGGACCACAGTCAGTGAGCCTGCCACCTGGGTGAGTTCCTGCCTTCTCAAAATAGCTCTTTTCAGTGCTGGGATTCACCACAGTTTTGACACTTCCTACCAAGATCCAGAAGTTCCCGGCAAGGGACTTTTGTGCCTGGTTGGCTGCTATATTATTGCTGCTTTGAGGGGATATGATTATAGGAGCTCCTCTTCTACCATCAtgctaatatttttaatctttgtattaAGAATAGTTCTCTAGCACATTCTTCAACTTGGATTTTACTCAGTAAGTTAATTTAAAACCTGTGAAACCAGACAGCAAGTTATCTGCTGTCAAGATACAACAGTGACACTGATGTGTAAGATGGACATTCCTATTCTGAAAGAGAAATTGGAAGTAATAAAGAAATCTTGGAGCCAAAGCAAGCCTGAAACCTGTCAGGGCAAGTTACATTAGATTTTAGGACTTGAGGTCCTCTTTGGCTTGATATCCTGACCTGCAGTCCATAAATGTGGTGGCCCCTCTTCCTTTGTTCTGGGCAtgtatctttccatttctttatatCTCTGGTGTCTTCAGGATCGATTACAAAATTTTTGacatgttttatatgtttatggctcttaacattttatttttgcttttataaatattttctcagtttacatttaaaatgtaaaaaaggtaAAACTTAAGCAGGGTTTCCACCATAAATATTACtgttgaaaaaaatatacatcaaTAGCTCTTGTCATTGTTACtatgttttaagtattttaaataaaatatttaaaatacgttttaagtattttaaaaatattctcttcaaaaaatatagaaatctcAATAATCTGAATTATTGTGgaagaattttattaaaattattttaaaatccagacTTGACCTCTAAGTGTTTGGATGCCTGGGAGACCTATCAGGCTTGTTTATAAAAATCTgcaacattttaacaatatcagctctttccaaatatattttattgtattccaATCAATACGATTAGTTAGATCTTTTGAACCTAGCCAAATAGAtcaactgaaaggaaaaaataactgtTAAAAGCTTGACTATTTTGAACATGAACATACAGGAAGACAAGAATTGTTTCACTAGATGTTTAAAATCGTCATGAGGGGAACACCcaataaaacaaggtattttAAAGGAATCCAGTGGAAGACCAATGGAAAAGAGTTCATGTGGAAACTTAGCCTCCCCTGCTCTGGCTTCTGGCATAGGATGTTGACCCTCCTTCCTCCTGCAATCCCATTGTTTCCTCCATACACACTGGTTCTCACACCCATGATTTCAGGACTGCCTTCTCTTATGAACTCTGGATTCATGGATGCACTAGCCTTGCTGCATAATCTTCATGGTCGATGTGTACTGGGCAACTGGAGTCCCAAATTTGTTTCAGCGTTACATGCCAACCTGCCCAGCCCCCAAATTCCTGTGTGTATAAATAGCAATCCAACTTTACCTCCTCCACCACAAACCCCTTGCCCAGACACCATATCTCTCATCAGGACTAGCTCTTATtattctatacatacatatagaatatatacatCTTATtattctatacatacatatagaatatattttgtaaagtGGAAAAGGCTAAGTCTATTAACTAACTCATGTTTCATAGATAAGATTTTGATGATGAGATCTGAGATTATTATAAATATTGGTTAAGAGTATACATTTATAAACagaggtaaaaattttaaaagccatcaGAAGAAAACCAGAATGGTTCAGGAGAGCTACCTACTGACCTCTTTAGCTCTCTTAATTGCATTCTTCTTCAAATCCCAGAGGTGATGTGTCAACGGAAAGCTTTCATCCACTCCCCTGGTGGACATGGTAAAACCAGGCATGATGTCACCTTCTTACTTCTCTCTGTGCTCTTAACCTGACCACACACCACCAGCTCGTCTCGGTGAGGTTCAAGACAGCGTCTGATGGTGAGTTCTGCCAGAAGACAGGCAGTACTAGTAGAAACAAAAGGGTAAGCTCTGCTCTCGACTTGTTCTGCTTCTGAAACATTCTATTAGGAACAAAAGGGTAATCACGGCTCTCCACTTGTTCTGCTTCTGAAACATTCTGTTAGTTCTTCACAGTATTTcctcattttgtctttattttttaatggagaaaaacaCATGTGATTCTTTCAACTTCTATATAACACTTATTTACTGTGACATAATTgtaaatggatttttaatttccatttatggaaaaaatctttttctatattttgggatttttatacaaagatgcatttatttttcctgtcaCTAAAGTTTTATAGAGGAAAAGTGACTGATTTGCTTTTGAGTAGGGATGATTTCTGAGGGTTACAAAACTCTAGAAACAATGTCTCAATCATTTTATGTTTCCCTAATGAAACCCAGAGAGTGTGGCCTAAACCCAAGTGTAGACTGCGGAGGGAGGATGGTGTCCGttagagactgaggcagagtCACGTGCTCTGGGTCCCACTCTTGGGCTGAGACACGCGTTCTTCCTCAGGTTAGGTGTGTGATATTAGGCAGGCACCCTGAGAACCTGaatttttataatatgtaaaaaGAGAATATCAAGTAGCTTGTAGGCTCTTGGGAAAGAAGAAATGTAAAGtattaaacaattttaatattgGTATTAGAACAATTCCTGGGATGGTGTCTGCTTCAAATAAAGATTTgatatgactccatttatactTATAATAAATCCCCAAGTTAAACATGCATTAagcaatttacataaaattcaaacAAGTGGATAGAGAACAAGAATGAACAGGGGGCCAGTCACTACGTGTGGACAGTGTTTCCATATCTGTCCCGTGTCCTGGGTGAGCTGAGTGGCTTCATGATAGTGATCCCCATTTACTGAGGTGCAGCAGAGATTTGCTTAGCAAACCCCGCATCTCCCTGCCCTTCTGCTTCCCCTGAATTTACTGAGCAAACACCTTTTAGGGCTTCACGTGCGCTGGTCACTCTGGTCCTTGCTTCACTTTGGTCACAAATACAGACGAGATCAGCAGGTGTGTTTTGCAGTTTAttggaatgttttaaaattgtgcaCAGATCTCAGTCACCATTTGCCAGTGGGGACCGTGTTTGATACAAATCATCTACCCACCTACCTACCTATTCatagatatagaaatatatagaCACACAAAATGTCTCAGATTTGTTGGACATTTATATTAAAGCATCCCAGAATATTGGAACTTTTAGTGAATTGAATGTCTTAActagtttttataattattataagaatacaaaatgtatttgaaaCTTGTAAATTCATTCTAAAATGTCCCTGCGTCATAACCACAGCTAAAGTCTTCCCAGAAAGAGGAGTTACTCTGTCCTTATTCTTGAAAAGGGCTATCAAAATTTAACATCTAACATGTCAGAAGTTGAAAAGTTGGAaaggtttaatttctttcagagAAAATGTGGAAGAAGCTGTTACGGATTATTTCAGAAAGGCCAGATATATTTTGTGTCTATTGCCTTTATTTTGTAGCTATTAAAAAATTCCACTTTAAATCACGTTtacaaaatcatttttccctGAATAGACTCACTGTGACCTCCTTAAGTGCACTGAAGTTCAATTCATCTTCGATCCATCTTCAGCATATAACACAGACAGGCTGTGAGTGTCACGGTGGAGAAGGAAACTGAGTTGAAGTCAGAGGCATCTCAGTGTTTGATATTCCTCCCTGCCTCTCAGTGTGTATGAAAGATTGATTGTGGCAGGCAGTGAAGCACATGACGTTTGCAAAACCAACTAAAGCTTTGTCTGATAAACAGCAGTGACCCTCCAAATTCTAGTTATTCCTTGCTGGGATTTAATGAGCTTTAAAATGAGGGGAGCTATAAGGAGATGAGGTTGGAGGACCATATACTAAACAGGAAGGACATGGGATTCTCCAAAAAGCTCTGCATAACCAGggttaaaataagaaatgtagaaTATAGTTATATATTCACATGTGTatgtttacataaatatatgtttatatataaaaccaGAAtatttacacaaacacacaaatataaaatccAAAGTGTTTTTTTTCAAGTGGGTCATATGCTTTATTTTGCAGACCTtctgccatttttattttgaaaatcaacTTCTTAAATGTATGAGCAGGTACTGCATCTGGAGAATGGAAGTAATACATCTTATATAATAATAGCAACCATCTTAGGTAGGTTGTGCAGAATAGTGTAGATACTAACTCTTTAAGAGTATATGTGTTTATTCATCGGAAAGTGTACCATTCTAAGCACTTTAATTACATTTCCTCATTTTCCCTTCATCACAACTGAGCTCAAAcatgatttttatcctttttgatgTAGACTGGAGAAAGGAATGGCAGATAGAGAAAAAGATGGACCTATGACTGGAGTCTGTGTGTGTGCTCCTTACTCATGTCCCTCAATGTCTAAAGGGTCAGTCGTGTGTGAGGACCCTTCCCTGCTCACGAGAATGTGAGGCTCACTTCATGCAATCACAGAGCCTCACAGCATGGCCTGATCCTATGGGAAGAGGAGTTTCAAACATCTGGTATAACTTCTTTTCCAAGTTACGCTTTAGTTACTTGCTGCATCTTTCTTATATGAAATATACCTCTGAGTATTTTGAAGATGCTTATTTTCATAAATCAGAGATGTTAATTCAGCCCTCTATGACAAAAACTCTAGAAATAACGAGTttgatttatctttctttcaGTGAGTCACATTTGTGTTAGCAGAGGAGGGTGGTTCTGCAAATTTCCAGTACTTGTTGATAAATGACACTATCAGCAAAGTTTGTGAATTTGAACCATGACAACCTTACTATCAGTTACCAATTCTCTTGGTCTAGAGTTGTGAATTCTtagtttgttttgtaaatttgttaTATGTCATTTATATACTCAACTCCCCAGACCCACAGGACTTACTCAGGTTAGCACAATCAGCATACACGAACATGAGTACTCACTAAACACTCGTTACAAAGGGATGCATTACACTAACTCCAAAACTCTCCTTGGTGGCCTAGGTGAAACCTCATGGCCAACACCACCTGGATGGCCAACCACACTGGATGGTCGGATTTCATTCTGATGGGACTCTTCAGACGATCCAAACATCCAGCTCTACTGTGTGTGGTCATTTTTGTCGTTTTCCTGATGGCATTGTCTGGAAATGCTGTCCTGATCCTTCTGATACACTGTGATGCCCACCTCCACACCCCCATGTACTTTTTCATCAGTCAGTTGTCTCTCATGGACATGGTGTACATTTCTGTCACTGTGCCCAAGATGCTCCTGGACCAGGTCATGGGTGTGAATCAGCTCTCAGCCCCTGAGTGTGGGATGCAGATGTTCCTCTATGTGACACTAGTAGGTTCGGAATTTTTCCTTCTAGCCACCATGGCCTATGACCGCTACGTGGCCATCTGCCATCCTCTCCGTTACCCTGTCCTCATGACCCGTAGGGCGTGTCTCTTCCTGGCATCGGGCTGCTGGCTCCTGGGCTCAGTGGATGGCTTCATGCTCACTCCCATCACCATGACCTTCCCCTTCTGCGGATCCCGGGAGATTCATCATTTCTTCTGTGAAGTCCCTGCTGTAACGGTCCTGTCCTGCTCAGACACCTCCCTCTATGAGACCCTCATGTACCTATGCTGTGTCCTCATGCTCCTCATCCCTGTGACGATCATTTCAAGCTCCTATTTACTCATCCTCCTCACCATCCACAGGATGAACTCAGCAGAGGGCCGGAAGAAGGCCTTTGCCACCTGCTCCTCCCACCTGACTGTGGTCATCCTCTTCTACGGGGCTGCCATCTACACCTACATGCTCCCCAGCTCCTACCACACCCCTGAGAAGGACATGATGGTATCTGTCTTCTATACCATCCTCACTCCAGTGCTGAACCCTTTAATCTATAGTCTTAGGAATAAGGATGTCATGGGGGCTCTGAAGAAAATGTTAACTGTGAGAATTGTCCTTTAGGAAATTAAAAAGTGGGACATTTAGatataaagatttattttccttttctctacccATCAGATACTTAGGATTTTATCCCCATGTTGTTCCTTAGACTCTCATACAATGATGTCTCATCTTATTTTCATCTCATGTTGAAGAATTCTTTCACTGTGTGGAAATTCTATTTTGCCATCCTTGTCCACCCAAAATTCTTATACAATTGTGTTGTAGTAATGTAACATTTTTGGAAGTGGATAACTGCtctttaattttgtgaaaaagtATTCATAACCTTAGGaaatgcataataaaatatttagagaaataaagGTCATGAGGTGTTCAAATgatgagagggagagaggggggcAGTGAAACAAACTGAGCACAATGTTGCTGCCACAGGTGAGTCTAGGTGAAGGGTATGTAGGTAGTAATTGTACTATTCTTTTTTAATGATAGTTTTCTGTAAATTTCAAatcatttacaaataaagaattaaataccaggcttttctccttttttgaaaatattctcttttcaCTTGGTGGAATTGTGACATCTTAGAAATCATGCTCATTTCATTGTGTCTAACAACTACTGAGAAAATCCAGTCATTGCCCCTTCTTTATTGAGGGCTACCTTTTTCTGCATGGTCCGATTCTGACAGCATCTAGTCGATATTGCCTCTCTGAAATATTCAGTGCCATATGGTATACTGAGGATGTAAGACTATATAATGGACTGCAGAAAAAATATTACACCTAAGTGGAAGGAGTTTTAGGGAAGGTTACCTGCCCAGGGTGATTCCTGAGCTGAGATTTCAAACATGTAACTTGTTATACAAACAAGGAGTGATGTCATCAACATTCaatccttcatttattcaacaaacattttgtgctttattataattaaaaataggtaaataagATTAAATTTGGAATAGCACATGGCTACTTTTTCCAAGGAATTGGAAAAATACATGTAGTTTATGCAAACAATGTAGTAAAATAGTTTTGATACTCTTGTGTGAAGGGTACAGCTCATAAGGACACACTAATTCCATCTGTGACAGCTGAGTTCAAACAAGGAGCTGAGAGGAGACTCTGTGGCTCAGTGCTGAATAGTGACTAGGAGTTACCCTCAGCTGAGTGTGTGATAGTGGAGGCAGGGAAACAATGCTCACAGAGACATGCTGCCGGGGAAAAGCACAGCATGGGCAAAGACAGAGTGCTGACTAAGCCAGAGAGAGCAATGCTCCAGtagatctttctttcttatttcattttagcCTCCTTTCTTGCCCTTGTGTGGCCCAGGGTTTTAAAAACAATAGTGAGATGATCAGATTTGTATTTTGGAAATGTTATTTGTGTGGTAATCAATTGGAGATAAAAATCAATTGGAGACCAAAAACACGGAGACCAGGTAAATGAGAACGGTGATCTAAATGATGTTGATCTAAGTGGAGTCGACCATGCCTTTATACCAGGATAGGCTTCTAGGAGGACATTTGAATCCGTTACATAAAAGCACAGCTGTGGTAGCTGCATGCCTATAATTTCCTAATTGGCTATGTCCAACTTGTGAATAATCAGGTGGTTTCAAAAGTACAGATTCCTCTTCTCTCACCACATCCAATTATTTTATGACTATAACAAAGATTCTGTAGTGTTTTGGAAAAAATATGAGAGAactagtttttaatatttttcctgaaCTCAGACAATATAAAAGGCATACTCTAACTTGGATGAGTTAAAGAACATGTGTCAACTCTCAATATGCTGGATTATAATTATAGACACATTTGATGGTTATCTTTAAAACGTATTTGtaacaggaaataaaatatagcaaaatttcttaaaatgattttcatagttttattGTGCTCAACATTAAGTTGTTTAGCAGATTAAAATAACCTGCTATAATGTTGGTAAGTCTTATAGCTATGAAGCAAAAACCTGTAGTATGTagacaaagaatattttaaaacaaggaaTCAATGCATACCACTAGAAAAAACATCACTGAGCCCCAAAAGAAGAtagtaaggaaggaaaaaaaaaacactacaaaaCAACTGGAAAGCAACTAACAAAATTATTGTATTAAGTCGCTATGTATTAAAAGTTATCTTGAACGTAAATGTACTAAATTGTCCAATGAAAAGACATACAGTGGCAGAATGAATAAAGAATGCTACCTTCAACAGATTATTTTAACTTGCAAGGACATATGTAGACTGAAGTGAAGTGGTCAAAAAGGATATCCCACGCAAGTCATAACcagaaaagagcaggagtagctatgcttatatcagataaaatagacaagTCCAGAACtgtagaaagagacaaagaagatcttatataatgattaaaaagCCAATTCAACAA
This region of Macaca fascicularis isolate 582-1 chromosome 1, T2T-MFA8v1.1 genomic DNA includes:
- the LOC102133291 gene encoding olfactory receptor 2T5 encodes the protein MANTTWMANHTGWSDFILMGLFRRSKHPALLCVVIFVVFLMALSGNAVLILLIHCDAHLHTPMYFFISQLSLMDMVYISVTVPKMLLDQVMGVNQLSAPECGMQMFLYVTLVGSEFFLLATMAYDRYVAICHPLRYPVLMTRRACLFLASGCWLLGSVDGFMLTPITMTFPFCGSREIHHFFCEVPAVTVLSCSDTSLYETLMYLCCVLMLLIPVTIISSSYLLILLTIHRMNSAEGRKKAFATCSSHLTVVILFYGAAIYTYMLPSSYHTPEKDMMVSVFYTILTPVLNPLIYSLRNKDVMGALKKMLTVRIVL